The sequence TCGAAGTCTTCGTCTACAAAACCCAAACCGAGGAAGCCAATTAACCGGGAATGACCCCACGTCCTTCCATCCCCCCGTTTCACCCCTCCGTCCAAAAAGTCGGAGCGTCCCCTTTTAGCCTTTATCCTTTATCCTTTAGCCTTTCTAGATCCGCCTTTAGCCTTTTAGAAGTCATCCTCGCTCTCACCCTTCTCGCCCTCCTCAGCGGCATGGTGTTCGGCATCGTCCGCGTCTCGCTGCGCACCGCCATGGAAACCCGCCAGGTGCAGATGGAAAACGATCAGCTCAACCAGTTCATCAAACTCTGCCGCCACACCTTTCAAAACCTTCCCGCCACCGCCACCGTGACTCTCGAAATCACCGAACGCGGCACACCCGTCCAACAGGAACTCACCATCTCCGGCGTCCCTGAATTCTTCGCCTTTGGCGGCAACCCCATCTCCTACGAGGACTCCATCATCGGCCTGCGCCCCGATGTCGAAGCGATTGAAAACTCCCCCACCGGACAGGTCCAATATTACATCGGCACCAGTCGCGAAGACCTCATCACCACCGATGGCACCAACGGCAACTCCGCCGCCATCCGCGCCAGCACCTCTGGAATCGCCGCCCCCGACGACCAGGGCCGTTACTGGATGCCGCTCCTCCCCGGCGTCGTCAGCCTCACTTGGCGATTCTTCAACGAAGACGAGGACATCTGGGAAGAAGAATGGGACAGCGCCGTGCTTCCCGTCCTCGTCGAAATGAACCTCCTCATGGTTGACCGCACCTACCCCATCCGCATGGTCTACGCCCTTCCCGCCACCAAACTCAGCGAAGCCAACGCCCGCCTCGCCACCAACGCCGATTCCGTCGACGCCAGCGACACCACCTCCACCGCCAACAACCAAAACCAGGGAGGCGGCCAGAATCAGGGCCAAGGTCAAGGTCGCGGACAAAACCAAGGCGGAGGAGATCGCGGTGACCGGGGACAAGGAGGCCAGGGCGGCCAGGGTCAAGGAGGTGGCCAGGGCCAAGGCAACCAAAACACCCCCAATTCCCAAAATCGTCCCAACAATTCGCAACCATCCGGCGGCAACCCCGGTTCAAACCAAGGTGCCCCATCCAGCGGACGCTAGTTCGATCATGCAAGGTCATCCTTCATCCCTCATCCTTCATCCCTCATCCTTCGGCGCGAAGCGCCGCCGCGCCTCTGCCCTCATGCTCGTGATGGCCGCCATCATCCTGATGTCCGTCACCGTCATGGGCGTGGTCGAGTTCATGCGCTACAGCCTTGAAGAAACCGGCAACGACGCCCGTGAATTCCGCGCCATGCACCTCGCCGAAAGTGGCATCGCCCTCGGCCTCAGCCCCCAGCTTCAACCCGGCGACCCCGTCCTCAAACAAACCATTGGCACCGACAGCGGCTTCGAAGTCGTCATCTCGTCCGAAGGTGCCCGCATCCCCCTCGTCTCCATCACCGACGAAAACCTTCTCAACGGCCTCTATGAATTGTTCATCGACTGGGGCCTCTCCCCCACCGACTCCCGCACCGTCGTCGACTCCCTCGCCGACTGGGTCGACACCGACGACAACCCCCGCTCCCAAGGAGCCGAATCCGACTACTACCGCGGCCTCGGTTACGAAAACTTTCCCCGCCAGCAAGAATTCAACTCCCTCGAGGAACTCCCCCTCGTTCGCAACTGGAACCTCATCGAAGCCATCAAACCCGACTGGCGCAACTACTTCAGCGTCAACGGCGACGGCTTCATCGACCTCAACTACGCCCCCGCCGACGTGTTGATCGCCATCCTCGGCAGCGAAGAGTCCAATGCCGAAAACCTCATCCGCGAACGCAACGGACCCGACGGACTCCCCAACACCGAAGACGACGTCAAACTCACTCTCAACCATGCCCGCTCCCTCCTCAACCTCGACCAGGAACGCTTCACCCAGCTCAGCACCCTCATCACTGTCGACCACCTCACCCGCCGCATCGAAAGCACCGGTCGTATCGGCGAAGCCACCACCAAAGTCACCGTCATCGCCCGCCGCCAGTCCGACGGCTCCCTCAACTATCTCGCCCGCATCGAAGAATAACCTTCATCCTACCGGTTTCATCCTTCATCCTTCCGCCTTCATCCTTTTAGAACATGTCCAGTGCCACCAGCTTCCTCATGCCCGACGCCGCCCCGACCTGGCAGCTTTGGAAATCGCTGCATGGCAGCAACCCCACCCCCCCCCACACCCCCTCCGAATGCCGTCAAAACGGCAAACCTCTTGTCGTCGGCCTTCCCGCCACCGCCTGTCGCACCGTCGGACTTATCCTTCCCGATGCTCCCCCCGACCTCATCCCCTCCATGGTCGAGGCCCAGCTTGAGAAACGCGGCATCTCCATCACGAAACTCCCCCAACCAAACTTCGCCTGGCACCAACTTGGCCATCAGCCCGGTCAAACCCTCATCAGCGTCGACGTCCTCCCCGCCCCCTTCCCCGCCGAACTCGTCGTCTCCCATGCCAGCAACTACACCGCCGCCCTGCGCATGATGCAACTCCCCGCCGATGAACTCATCATCGTGCAGGAGCAGGACCAAATCGTCCTCGCCCTCGGTCATCTCGGCAAACTCTGGCACAGCCACATCATCGGCACCACCGCCACCCCCACCGAAGACCTCGCCCGCGAAATCGCCATCGCCCAACTCGCCCTCGAAACCACCGCCGCCACCCCGCTCAACGGCATCCTCCTCATCGGCAGCCACCTTGCCCAACTCCAGCGCACCCTCCAGCCCCTGCTCGCCCTCCCCCTCAAAACCGGCACCCAGCTCGAGCCCAACCGCTCCTTCAAAACCGACCCCGCGCAGCGACTCCTCCCCGCCGCCGTTCACCAGTCGCAACATCGAGGCGTCCGTCGCCGGCAAATCATCCTCGCCCTGCTCACTCTCGCCGTCCTCTACGCCGCCCTCTTCTTCCTCGCCTGGCTCAACCTCACCTCCCTTGAAGATCGCAAAGCCGCCCTTCAAGCCGAAATCAACACCACCGGTCCTCCCGCCGCCGCCGTCCGCACCACTGCCCAACGCTGGCGCTCCCTCGAAGCCGCCATCGACATCCAGCGTTACCCCATCGTCCAGCTCACCCACATCACCGCCCTCCTTCCCCCCAGCGGCATCCAAATTAAAAAATACATCGCCAAACCCGCCGAAATCGACATCGAAGGCGACGCCCGCGACGCCCAATCCGCCACCCAACTCCTCGAAGACCTGAAAAAGCACGCCCAGCTCAGTCGTTTCACCTGGTCCATGCCCGTCCCCGCCGTCCGCAACAACATCGCCACCTTCAAAATCCAAGGAAAACTTCAGTGAAGTGACGTGCTGACCTTCTATTTGATCTTCCCATGGACTCCATTCGCAATGATGACATTCCACCAGTGGTGCCCGAGAGAACTGAAGCACTCATCGAACTCGCCAAAGAAATCCGATCTCCGATCATCAAGCCTTCACCCTATGAAATCTTTTCCACTGTGTTTCAATGCATCCTCCATGGCGTTCTCTGGATTGTCGCTTCGCGTCTAAATGACACTTTCAGTGCCGCGATACAATTCTTGATCGTGCTATCCATGATCTTCACCGTGAAGTCCATCAACGTGAGGCCAAATGATCGCCGATGGGATGCCTTGCTCAAATTATTGCGTGTCGAAACGCAATCTGTTCCTCGCCAGAAATCATCGATCACAGATCATCAATCATAAATTTTTCATGTCCCGCTCCCTCAACCCACGCGAAAAACGGCTCCTCATCGCCGTCCTCGCCACCTTGTTTCTCACCTTCAACTTCCTCGTCATCCGCGAATTCACCAATCGTCGCGCCGCCACCAGCACCGGACTCACCCAGCTCACCGAACAAGTCGCCTCCAACAAAGTCTGGCTCGGCGACCGCGCCTTCTGGGAAAAACGCAAAGCCTGGCTCGACCAAAACATGCCCTACACCGAGTCCGCCGGACGCTCCCAAGGCCAGCTCCTCGAAGACCTGCAAACCAGCGCGCTCGACCTCGGCCTTGCCGTCACCAACACCACCCTCCTCGAACCCCTCGCCCTCGACCACGCCAATGAAGTCGGCGTCACCCTCCGTCTGCGCGGTGACCAGGACATCCTCCTCCGCTGGCTCCTCACCCTCCAGTCCCCCGAAAAATTCCAGGCCATCAAATCCATCGAACTTGAACTCGACGCCCGCGCCCGTGAAACCACTCCGCAAGCCCAGTGCAACTTAACCGTCGCACGCTGGTTCAATCCCACGCCCCCCCCCGGCCAGCCCACGCCCGCCGCTGAACCCGCACCTGCAACCACACCCGAAGCCGATCCCGCCCCCACCGAAGAAGAACCCGTCAATCCCCTCGACCTCGGCTCGCCCATCTAACTCACTCTTGCCCATGAAGCCCTTCATCATCATTCTCTTATCCTTTAGCCTTTATCCTTTAGCCTTTCCCCAAGACCCCGACCTCCCCCAGCCCTTCAACCCCGCCATGGCCGAGCCCCCGCTCGCCTCCCCCCCCTTCACCCGCTCGGTCAATCTCTCGGACAAACTCGTCCTCACCGGCATCGCCTTCATCGAAGGCAAACCCGTCGCCACCATCCTCGACACCGAGAAAAAACAAAGCTACGTCCTCTCCGAAGAACCCAACGCCGAAGGCTGGAAACTCGCCGAAACCAGCGCCACCATCCAGCTCGACCGCACCCAGGCCAAAATCATGGTCGGAGGCGAGATCGTCACCGTCCGCTACAGCAAAACCCAGCTCACCCCCGAGAACACCAAAGGCGCCCGTCCCGGCGGCGAAGGCGATCGCGGCCGGGGTGATCGCGGCGACCGTGGCGACCGACGCGAGAGCCGACGCGGCCCCGACCCCGAAACCCGCGCCCGCTTCGAAGCCCTTCCCGAAGACGCCCGCCGCAAACTTTTTGAAGAAATGCGCGAAAACCGCGACCGCCTCCAAGGCATGTCCGACACCGAACGCTCCGACTACTTCAAGCGTCAGCTCGAACGCGCCGAACGCCGCGCCCGCGAATAGCGCCTCTTCTTCACTTCCGACTTCCCACTTCCGACATCCCACTTCCGACTTTTCATGTCCCACCCATTCCCCTGCCTCTCCGCAATTTTTCTCCTTCTCGCCCCCGCCCTTCACGCGCAAATCCGTGAAAGCGCCATCAACCAGCCCACCGCCACCAACCCTCGCGAGTTCCGTCTCGTCCAAAACATTCCCCTCGCTGACCGCCCGCCCACCTCCCTTCTCGTTCAGGTCCAGAATCCCCCTCCCACCCCTGACGCCAACGCCCCTGCCGAACCACCCCCCGGCCCCGGCGGTCCCGGCATGGGCGGGCCTCGCGGAGGTTTTGGTGGCTTCGGCGGACCACGCGGCGGTGGCAGCAGTTCCAGCGACGAAACCTTCCGCATCGACGGCGACAAAGTCTCCCTACAGTTCCCCAACAATTCCATCATCGACATCCTCGGCATCTACGAGCGACTCACCAACAAAACCCTCATCAAAGACACCTCCATCTTTGAAGGCCAGACCATCAGCCTCGTCACGCCCCAGCCCGTCGAAAAAGGCGAAGCCATCAAACTCATCGAGGCCTCCCTGCTCACCAACGGCTACGCCATCGTCGCCGATCCCGACGGCAAAAGCGCCCGCATCCTTCCCACCCGCACCCAAGGGGCCGCCACCACCCAGTTTTCCCAGGGCGTCCTCTTCTACCAAAGCGCCAACGACCTTCCCGACAACGAAACCATCGTCAGCTACTTCATGCCCCTGGCCAACCTTGACCCCGTCGAAGCCGCCGAAATGCTCGGTGCCCATGTCGGCCTCAGCGTCTACGGCCGCATCACCCCCGTCCTCAATCCGCCCGGCCTGCTCCTCACCGAAAGCTCCAACATCGTCAAACAGCTCGTCAGCATCAAGGAAGTGATCGACACCCCCAGCACCACCAGCTCGCTGGTTACCAAATTCATCCCCCTTAAATACGCCGACGCCGCCACCGTCGCTCAAATTGTCCAAGCCACGATCGACGCCCAGACCACCGACAGCATCGAGAAAGGCATCACCACCATCCGTGGTGGCTCTCCCCAACAGACCCAACAACGAGGCAGCGATCGCGACCGCCAGCAACAGTCCCAACAACCCCAGTCCGCCCCCCAGTCAGGCAACCAAACCTCCTCTTCGAAAATCACTCCCGAACCCCGCGCCCAGTCCCAAGTCGTCGCCGACTCCCGACTCAACCAGATCCTCATTGTCGCCGAACCCGAAGACTACGCCTACATCAGCAGCCTCATCCTCGAATTCGACAAACCCGTCGACGTCCCCGAACCCTACGAACGCAAACTCAAAAACATCTTCTCCCTCGACGTCGTTTCCGTCCTCGCCGACCTCCTCAAAGACACCACCGCCAGCACCCAGCTTCCCGGCGGCGGCACCCTCACCCAACAGCAACAACAGCTCGTCAGCAGCAACCAGCTCGTCACCGGTCGCACCGCCACCAGCACCCGAGGCGGCACCTTCAGCGGAGCCACTGGCGGCGGCACCACCACTGATACTGGCGGCGTCAACAGCCGGCCCGACCAGCTCATCGAACCCGAGGAAGACAACGCCCCCGTCTCCGTCCTCGTCAACAAAACCCGCATCATTGCCGACCCATTGGCAAATGCCATCCTCGTGATTGGACCCAAGGAAGACCAGGACAAAGTTAACCTCATCCTCGACAAACTCGATCGCAAACCACCACAAGTTTACCTCGCCACCGTCATCGGCCAGCTCACCCTTGGCGATGGTTATGAATTCGGCATCGACTACCTCCAGAAATTCACCAGAACTGGTTCCAATAGCGGCCTCACCAGCAGCCTCATCTCCACCCGCGACGACATCATTACCAGCAACAACGTCAGCGACATCACCACCAACCTCATCACCTCCGCCATCGGCAACGCCAACGGCTTCAATGTCTACGGCCAGATCGGAGAAACCGTCGACGCCTTCGTCAACGCTCTTGAAACCACCAACAACTTCAAGGTCCTCTCCCGCCCCAGCGTCTTTGCCCTCAACAACAAAAAAGCCTCCATCACCAGCGGCCAGTCCATCCCCGTCCCCTCCCAGTCGATCACCAATTCCAACAACACCGGCAACGGCAGCGGCAACGTCACCACCACCATCGAATACAAAGACGTCGTCCTCAAACTCGAAGTCATTCCCCTGATCAATCCCGACGGCGATGTCACCCTCAAAATCGCCCAGGTCAACGACACCGTCGTCGGCAGCCAGATCGTCGACAACAACAGCATCCCCATCATCGGCACCGAACAACTCCTCACCACCGCCACCGTCCAAACCGGAAACACCATCGTGCTCGGTGGACTCATCACCGAACAGGACAACACCACCACCGAAGGCATCCCTGTCATCAGCCGCATCCCCGGGGTCGGCCGACTCTTCAAAAACGACGTCACCAGCAAAGAGCGCAAAGAACTCATCGTCTTCATCCAGCCCATCGTCGTCGACGGCCACAACGACCTCGCCCGCACCAGCGCCGCCGAAGACCTTCGCACCAAAGTCGGAGCCGACGCCGCCCAGGCCTTCCCTCAACGCGTCACCACCCCCGCCCCCACCTCCATCGACCTCCCCGCCTCCGACCCCGAACCCGTCAAACGCAAACGCTGGTTCAACTTCGGCCGCTAAATAAAACACGCGTTTTTCTCGAGGGGAGCACACGGATCGCTTTGCGGCTTCGCAGCTTGCGTGTCGTTCTCGGCATCTTGCCGAGAACCCGGACGCGAAGCGCCCTTCAGTCCGGCGTCCCCTCAACTGGCCAACAAACATCACCAGCAAGCGCCCCCCATCCCGACACGTTCCCTCAATCACCATGCGCACCCTAATCCTCCTGACTTTCCTCGCCCCGTTTCTCCTGCACGCTGCGGAACCCAATCTCCCCCTCGTCGACCTCTCACAGGAGACCAACCGCCACATCACCATCGCCGCCGGCACCGAACAAACCTATCAAGGGCACCCCACCACCGTCCTGATGCCCGACAACAAAACCATCTTCGCCGTCTGGTGCATCAACCACGGTGGCCCCGCCGGTCCCATGGCCCGCAGCGACGACGGAGGCCTCACCTGGACCCGACTCGACGACACTCTCCCGCCCAATTACAAAACCCATCAAAACTGCCCCAGCATCTACCGACTCGTCGATCAAGTCGGCAAAGCCCGCCTCTGGGTGTTCTCCGCTGCCCTCGGCCAACGCGGTGGCCCCGGCATGCCCAGCATCATGAGCGAAGACGATGGCAAAACCTGGAAAGAAATGCCGCCGCTCAACCTCCCCTGCGTCATGACCTTCAGCAGCATTGTTCAACTCAAAGACGGCAGCCACCTCGGCCTTTACCACAAAGGCCCCGATGGCCAGGACAAAGCCCCGCTCGAAGTCCT comes from Phragmitibacter flavus and encodes:
- a CDS encoding general secretion pathway protein GspK, whose amino-acid sequence is MQGHPSSLILHPSSFGAKRRRASALMLVMAAIILMSVTVMGVVEFMRYSLEETGNDAREFRAMHLAESGIALGLSPQLQPGDPVLKQTIGTDSGFEVVISSEGARIPLVSITDENLLNGLYELFIDWGLSPTDSRTVVDSLADWVDTDDNPRSQGAESDYYRGLGYENFPRQQEFNSLEELPLVRNWNLIEAIKPDWRNYFSVNGDGFIDLNYAPADVLIAILGSEESNAENLIRERNGPDGLPNTEDDVKLTLNHARSLLNLDQERFTQLSTLITVDHLTRRIESTGRIGEATTKVTVIARRQSDGSLNYLARIEE
- a CDS encoding secretin N-terminal domain-containing protein produces the protein MSHPFPCLSAIFLLLAPALHAQIRESAINQPTATNPREFRLVQNIPLADRPPTSLLVQVQNPPPTPDANAPAEPPPGPGGPGMGGPRGGFGGFGGPRGGGSSSSDETFRIDGDKVSLQFPNNSIIDILGIYERLTNKTLIKDTSIFEGQTISLVTPQPVEKGEAIKLIEASLLTNGYAIVADPDGKSARILPTRTQGAATTQFSQGVLFYQSANDLPDNETIVSYFMPLANLDPVEAAEMLGAHVGLSVYGRITPVLNPPGLLLTESSNIVKQLVSIKEVIDTPSTTSSLVTKFIPLKYADAATVAQIVQATIDAQTTDSIEKGITTIRGGSPQQTQQRGSDRDRQQQSQQPQSAPQSGNQTSSSKITPEPRAQSQVVADSRLNQILIVAEPEDYAYISSLILEFDKPVDVPEPYERKLKNIFSLDVVSVLADLLKDTTASTQLPGGGTLTQQQQQLVSSNQLVTGRTATSTRGGTFSGATGGGTTTDTGGVNSRPDQLIEPEEDNAPVSVLVNKTRIIADPLANAILVIGPKEDQDKVNLILDKLDRKPPQVYLATVIGQLTLGDGYEFGIDYLQKFTRTGSNSGLTSSLISTRDDIITSNNVSDITTNLITSAIGNANGFNVYGQIGETVDAFVNALETTNNFKVLSRPSVFALNNKKASITSGQSIPVPSQSITNSNNTGNGSGNVTTTIEYKDVVLKLEVIPLINPDGDVTLKIAQVNDTVVGSQIVDNNSIPIIGTEQLLTTATVQTGNTIVLGGLITEQDNTTTEGIPVISRIPGVGRLFKNDVTSKERKELIVFIQPIVVDGHNDLARTSAAEDLRTKVGADAAQAFPQRVTTPAPTSIDLPASDPEPVKRKRWFNFGR
- a CDS encoding sialidase family protein; amino-acid sequence: MRTLILLTFLAPFLLHAAEPNLPLVDLSQETNRHITIAAGTEQTYQGHPTTVLMPDNKTIFAVWCINHGGPAGPMARSDDGGLTWTRLDDTLPPNYKTHQNCPSIYRLVDQVGKARLWVFSAALGQRGGPGMPSIMSEDDGKTWKEMPPLNLPCVMTFSSIVQLKDGSHLGLYHKGPDGQDKAPLEVLQTITKDGGFTWSEPKIVATVKDKNPCEPFVFRSPDGTELCALLRENTHKGNSLVMFSKDEGQTWSTPIDTPWGLTGDRHIGQQLPDGRLIFTFRDMAINSPTKGHFIAWVGNYEDIKNSSPGQYRIKLLHSHAEKVHDCGYPGFELLPDGTLVATTYIKYAPGPEKHSIISTRFKISETDALSKP